In Brevibacillus brevis NBRC 100599, a single genomic region encodes these proteins:
- a CDS encoding PIN/TRAM domain-containing protein, translating to MLRRVGKFIFVLIGAGLGYRFGDELFSLLDPLLNFGVVAGSQYIGAVLGAILFFFLANWVVDYVLRIVRWGEETLVKMPVVDVMFGAMGLISGLIVAFLLFLPISKIPIPFVGDLLPLIVSGLLGYLGFQVGFRKRDEIMSVFSIGRKDKKKDSATTTVNLENKILDTSVIIDGRIADICRTGFLEGVLVIPGFVLEELQHIADSSDVLKRNRGRRGLDILNKIQKEMKVKVQIWEGDFEEVSEVDSKLIKLAKLINGKVVTNDFNLNKVCELQGVAVLNINDLANAVKPVVLPGEEMNVQVIKDGKEHGQGVAYLDDGTMIVVEGGREYIGNDVDVLVTSVLQTSAGRMIFAKPKLLERAL from the coding sequence ATGTTACGCCGAGTAGGAAAATTCATTTTTGTTTTGATTGGTGCCGGATTGGGGTATCGATTTGGTGACGAATTGTTCTCGTTGCTCGACCCACTGTTAAACTTTGGTGTAGTAGCCGGATCGCAATATATTGGGGCTGTACTAGGTGCCATCTTGTTTTTCTTTTTAGCGAATTGGGTTGTGGATTATGTTCTGCGCATCGTTCGATGGGGTGAAGAGACACTCGTCAAAATGCCGGTTGTCGATGTGATGTTCGGAGCGATGGGGTTGATTAGTGGTCTTATTGTTGCATTCTTATTATTCCTGCCCATCAGTAAAATTCCGATTCCATTTGTGGGAGATCTTTTGCCGTTAATTGTTTCCGGGTTGCTCGGTTATTTGGGCTTCCAGGTAGGGTTTCGCAAGCGGGACGAGATTATGTCGGTATTTTCGATTGGACGTAAGGATAAGAAAAAGGATAGCGCAACAACTACCGTTAACCTGGAAAATAAAATCCTCGATACCAGTGTCATTATTGACGGACGCATCGCAGATATTTGCCGTACCGGCTTTCTAGAAGGGGTTCTGGTCATTCCGGGATTTGTGTTAGAGGAGTTGCAGCATATCGCCGATTCCTCCGATGTACTGAAGAGAAACCGCGGTCGTCGGGGTCTGGATATCTTGAACAAGATTCAAAAAGAAATGAAGGTAAAGGTTCAGATTTGGGAAGGCGATTTTGAAGAAGTATCCGAGGTGGACAGCAAGCTGATCAAGCTCGCAAAGCTCATTAACGGAAAGGTCGTAACAAACGACTTCAACCTGAACAAGGTATGTGAGCTGCAAGGTGTTGCGGTATTGAACATCAATGATTTAGCGAATGCAGTCAAGCCCGTAGTTTTACCTGGAGAAGAGATGAACGTCCAAGTCATCAAGGATGGGAAAGAGCACGGTCAGGGTGTCGCTTACCTGGACGATGGCACGATGATTGTTGTAGAGGGCGGACGAGAATACATCGGAAACGACGTCGATGTTCTCGTAACGAGTGTGCTACAAACTTCAGCAGGACGAATGATCTTCGCCAAACCAAAGTTGCTGGAACGAGCGTTATAG
- the ispD gene encoding 2-C-methyl-D-erythritol 4-phosphate cytidylyltransferase, protein MSTGVVIVAAGSGKRMGGQRNKLWLPLAGEPILAHTVRLFATHPDIDEVVLVVSEADHAEVMTLISAEKLMVVITMGGAERQDSVRNGLASLSANCDYVLVHDAARPFVTRKQISDMIKQVQQDQATIMAVPVKDTIKVVGVNGLVESTPARESLWAVQTPQAFRMSLLREAHQAAGEAGKLGTDDAMLVEWLGHPVSIMQGSYENIKITTPDDLWFGEEILRKRKGE, encoded by the coding sequence GTGAGTACGGGTGTCGTGATCGTTGCAGCCGGTTCGGGTAAACGAATGGGTGGGCAACGAAACAAGTTGTGGTTACCGCTTGCGGGCGAGCCGATCCTGGCTCATACGGTACGTCTATTTGCTACTCATCCCGACATTGATGAAGTCGTGCTGGTGGTGAGTGAAGCAGACCACGCAGAAGTAATGACCTTGATCTCGGCTGAAAAGCTGATGGTTGTGATTACTATGGGGGGAGCAGAGCGACAGGACAGTGTGAGAAATGGCTTGGCTTCCCTATCCGCAAATTGCGATTACGTACTGGTTCACGATGCTGCCCGTCCTTTCGTCACTCGCAAACAGATCAGTGACATGATCAAACAGGTACAACAAGATCAGGCAACGATCATGGCAGTACCTGTCAAAGATACGATTAAAGTGGTGGGGGTAAATGGACTTGTAGAGTCAACCCCGGCACGGGAAAGCTTGTGGGCGGTTCAAACCCCACAAGCTTTTCGTATGTCTTTACTGCGAGAGGCACATCAGGCAGCAGGGGAAGCAGGGAAGCTGGGTACGGATGATGCGATGCTGGTTGAGTGGCTGGGTCATCCGGTATCGATTATGCAGGGAAGCTATGAGAACATTAAGATTACGACGCCAGACGATCTGTGGTTTGGTGAAGAGATATTGCGGAAACGAAAGGGAGAGTAG
- the ispF gene encoding 2-C-methyl-D-erythritol 2,4-cyclodiphosphate synthase, whose protein sequence is MRIGQGFDVHQLVEGRPCIIGGVTIPNEKGLLGHSDADVLLHAISDAILGAIGEGDIGRHFPDTDPAFKDADSVKLLEHVWKLVRERGYRLGNVDATIIAQAPKMAPYIPQMCEVIARVLEADDLSQVNVKATTSEKLGFTGRGEGIASQAVCLLVK, encoded by the coding sequence ATGCGTATTGGACAAGGTTTTGACGTGCATCAATTAGTAGAGGGGCGTCCATGCATTATTGGAGGCGTCACCATCCCGAATGAAAAAGGCTTGCTAGGGCATTCTGACGCGGATGTTCTCCTCCATGCGATTAGTGACGCGATTCTTGGAGCGATTGGTGAGGGGGATATTGGCCGTCATTTTCCGGATACAGACCCGGCTTTTAAGGATGCCGATAGCGTAAAGCTGCTGGAGCATGTATGGAAGTTGGTTCGGGAGCGCGGCTACCGATTAGGTAACGTGGATGCAACGATCATTGCTCAAGCGCCGAAAATGGCACCGTACATTCCGCAAATGTGTGAAGTCATTGCACGCGTGCTGGAGGCAGACGATCTCTCGCAAGTGAATGTGAAGGCGACGACATCCGAGAAACTCGGTTTTACAGGCAGAGGGGAAGGAATCGCTTCGCAGGCGGTATGCTTGCTTGTCAAGTAG